In one window of Camelina sativa cultivar DH55 chromosome 15, Cs, whole genome shotgun sequence DNA:
- the LOC104748187 gene encoding putative RING-H2 finger protein ATL61, whose product MTDSDNDLMHAQLSFGFFYLFLGISVGLLCCLVKRYDLDDREHNNNDDLVSSTITVCVGVQPFVLRSIPTIDFNSKDFKDMVECAICLAELVDGDKARALPSCDHLFHVECIDSWLKSHSTCPICRKSVCFKQRGTRQELGGGGDEGLSQNHDPITSEHHELPTNPPPMSTDTTVIEDGGCGGEDEGLPDGPDLTEVVIDVPAKEMESGPC is encoded by the coding sequence ATGACAGATTCAGACAATGATCTAATGCATGCCCAAttaagttttggtttcttttaccTTTTCCTTGGGATTTCCGTAGGGTTACTGTGTTGCCTTGTTAAACGTTATGATCTTGATGATCGTGAACATAACAACAACGATGATCTTGTCTCTAGCACCATCACGGTATGCGTTGGTGTCCAGCCTTTCGTACTGCGATCAATTCCCACCATAGACTTCAATTCTAAGGACTTCAAAGATATGGTTGAATGTGCAATTTGTCTCGCGGAGCTCGTCGACGGAGACAAAGCTAGGGCTTTGCCTAGCTGTGATCACTTGTTTCACGTTGAATGTATCGACTCGTGGCTTAAGTCACATTCCACTTGCCCTATATGTAGAAAAAGTGTTTGTTTCAAGCAACGAGGAACAAGACAAGAACTTGGAGGCGGTGGCGACGAGGGTTTGTCCCAAAATCACGACCCGATCACATCCGAACATCATGAGTTACCGACAAACCCACCTCCCATGAGCACTGACACGACGGTTATTGAAGATGGTGGTTGCGGCGGAGAAGACGAAGGCCTACCGGATGGTCCGGATCTAACGGAGGTCGTAATAGACGTCCCGGCGAAAGAGATGGAATCAGGCCCATGTTAG
- the LOC104745707 gene encoding pentatricopeptide repeat-containing protein At3g14330-like, with product MASLDVITTSQAYLTPLVAQRIITHTKFLQIPLRQSTFSKPLELNSGLSKSTKLDEAVTSIEKSSSSSSPSNLSSTPEAYTDLLHACISAKSLHHGLKISSLILKNPNLRQNPKLLSKLITLFSVCRRLDLARKIFDDVTDSTLLTEKVWAAMAIGYSRNGSPRDALLVYVNMLCSFIQPGNFSISVALKACVSLKELRVGRGIHGQIVKRKEKVDQVVYNVLLKFYMERGSFDDARKVFDGMSERNIVTWNSLISVLSKKARVHEMFHLFRKMQEEMIGFSWATLTTILPACSRVAALLTGKEIHAQILKSKERKPDVPLLNSLMDMYGKCGEVEYSRRVFDGMLLDKDLTSWNTMLNCYAINGYIEEEMNLFDWMIESGVAPDGVTFVALLSGCSDTGFTEYGLSLFKRMKTEFGVSPALEHYACLVDILGRAGEIEEAVKIVETMPFKPSASVWGSLLNSCRLHGNVSVGEVAAKELFVLEPRNPGNYVMVSNIYADAKMWDNVDKIREMMRQRGIKKEAGCSWVQVKDKIQIFVAGGGYEFRSSDEYKKVWTELQEAIAKSGYAPDTSVVLHDVDEETKANWVCGHSERLATTYSLIHTGEGVPLRVTKNLRVCADCHSWMKIVSQVTGRVIVLRDTKRFHHFVAGICSCKDYW from the exons ATGGCTTCTTTAG aTGTTATAACCACTTCACAAGCTTATCTTACTCCACTGGTGGCTCAACGTATCATCACCCATACTAAATTCTTACAAATCCCATTGAGACAATCCACCTTCTCAAAGCCTTTAGAACTCAATTCAGGTCTCTCTAAATCAACTAAACTCGACGAAGCTGTAACATCGATAGagaagtcatcatcatcatcttcaccgtCGAATCTCTCCTCCACTCCAGAGGCCTACACAGACCTTCTTCACGCATGTATCTCAGCTAAATCACTCCACCATGGCCTCAAAATCTCTTCTTTGAttctcaaaaaccctaatctccgTCAAAATCCCAAATTGCTTAGTAAACTCATAACCCTTTTCTCGGTTTGTCGCCGATTAGATCTAGCTCGGAAAATATTCGACGATGTCACCGATTCAACACTACTTACTGAGAAAGTATGGGCGGCTATGGCGATTGGGTATTCTCGAAACGGATCACCACGAGATGCTTTGCTTGTGTATGTTAATATGTTGTGTAGTTTCATCCAACCTGGGAATTTTTCGATTTCCGTTGCGTTGAAAGCTTGCGTTAGTTTAAAAGAGCTTAGGGTTGGTAGAGGAATCCATGGTCAGATTGTGAAACGGAAGGAGAAGGTTGATCAGGTTGTGTATAATGTGCTCTTGAAGTTTTACATGGAACGTGGCTCATTCGATGATGCACGCAAGGTGTTCGATGGAATGTCTGAGAGAAATATCGTTACTTGGAATTCTTTGATTTCGGTGCTTAGTAAGAAAGCTCGGGTTCATGAGATGTTTCATCTGTTTAGAAAGATGCAGGAAGAGATGATTGGGTTTAGTTGGGCGACTTTGACGACGATATTGCCTGCTTGTTCACGTGTAGCTGCTCTTCTCACTGGGAAAGAGATTCATGCACAGATTCTTAAATCTAAAGAGAGGAAACCTGATGTTCCGTTGCTTAATTCATTGATGGATATGTATGGTAAGTGTGGTGAGGTTGAGTATTCTCGGAGAGTCTTTGATGGTATGTTGTTAGATAAGGATTTGACTTCATGGAACACGATGCTAAACTGTTATGCAATCAATGGATAtattgaagaagagatgaatctGTTTGATTGGATGATTGAGTCAGGTGTTGCACCAGATGGGGTTACGTTTGTTGCTTTGTTATCTGGGTGTAGTGATACAGGGTTCACTGAGTATGGTTTAAGTTTGTTTAAACGCATGAAAACTGAGTTCGGAGTTTCACCTGCCTTGGAGCATTATGCTTGTTTGGTTGATATCTTGGGCCGAGCTGGTGAAATCGAAGAAGCAGTTAAGATAGTAGAAACAATGCCGTTTAAGCCAAGTGCATCCGTTTGGGGATCACTGCTTAACTCTTGTAGGCTCCATGGGAATGTTTCAGTGGGAGAGGTTGCAGCCAAGGAGTTGTTTGTTCTTGAACCTCGTAATCCTGGAAATTATGTTATGGTTTCTAACATTTATGCTGATGCGAAGATGTGGGATAATGTGGATAAGATCCGAGAGATGATGAGACAAAGAGGGATCAAAAAGGAAGCTGGTTGCAGTTGGGTACAGGTTAAAGATAAGATTCAAATCTTTGTTGCTGGAGGTGGATATGAGTTTCGTAGTTCAGATGAGTATAAGAAAGTATGGACAGAACTACAGGAAGCAATTGCTAAATCCGGTTACGCTCCTGATACGAGCGTAGTGCTTCATGATGTTGATGAAGAAACTAAGGCCAATTGGGTTTGTGGACACAGCGAGAGACTTGCGACAACCTACTCCCTGATTCACACAGGTGAAGGGGTTCCTCTAAGAGTTACCAAGAATCTCAGAGTATGTGCAGACTGTCATTCATGGATGAAGATTGTATCGCAAGTAACTGGGAGAGTCATAGTCCTTAGAGACACGAAGCGATTCCACCATTTTGTTGCTGGGATCTGCTCATGTAAAGATTATTGGTGA
- the LOC104745708 gene encoding protein STRUBBELIG-RECEPTOR FAMILY 7 — protein MMTENRRVVVLALLLLCIVWFEPSFILGATDASDTSALNTMFNSMNSPGQLSQWTASGGDPCGQNWKGVTCSGLRITQIKLPGLGLSGSLGYMLDKLTSVTEFDLSNNNLGGDLPYQLPPNLERLNLANNQFTGSAQYSISLMAPLKYLNLAHNQLKQLAIDFTKLTSLSILDLSSNAITGSLPNTCSFLTSAKSIYLQNNQFSGTIDILATLPLENLNIANNRFTGWVPDSLKGINLQKDGNLFTSGPAPPPPPGTPPISKTPTPKSGNRETRSNGDSSSSSKESKKSGIGAGGIAGIVISLIIVAAVIVFFLIKRKRSKRSSSPTDIEKTDSNINQPIVLASNEFHQENKSVQNPPLVETKKLDTSLSMNLRPPPAERHKSFDDDDSTMRKPIVAKKAAVVVPSNVNTYTVADLQIATNSFSVDNLLGEGTFGRVYRAQFDDGKVLAVKKIDSSALPTDTADDFTEIVSKIAHLDHENVTKLDGYCSEHGQHLVVYEFHRNGSLHDFLHLAEEESKPLIWNPRVKIALGTARALEYLHEVCSPSIVHKNIKSANILLDSELNPHLSDSGLASFLPTANELLNQNDEGYSAPETSMSGQYSLKSDVYSFGVVMLELLTGRKPFDSTRSRSEQSLVRWATPQLHDIDALGKMVDPALKGLYPVKSLSRFADVIALCVQPEPEFRPPMSEVVQALVVLVQRANMSKRTVGVGSGSSGANDYM, from the exons atgatgactgAGAATCGTCGGGTGGTAGTTTTGGCTCTGCTTTTACTCTGCATTGTTTGGTTTGAGCCAAGTTTCATCCTTGGAGCTACAGATGCATCAGata CTTCTGCCTTGAATACCATGTTCAACTCCATGAATTCTCCAGGACAGCTATCACAATGGACAGCATCAGGAGGTGATCCTTGTGGCCAAAACTGGAAAGGCGTAACTTGCTCTGGTTTACGAATTACTCAAAT AAAGTTACCAGGTCTTGGACTTTCTGGATCACTTGGATATATGCTTGATAAATTGACTTCTGTTACTGAGTT TGATCTAAGCAACAATAACCTTGGAGGTGATTTGCCGTATCAGCTTCCTCCAAACTTGGAGCGATT GAATCTTGCTAATAACCAGTTCACTGGATCTGCTCAATATTCCATTTCTCTAATGGCTCCTCTCAAGTACCT CAATCTTGCTCACAACCAGTTAAAGCAACTAGCTATCGACTTCACGAAACttacctctctctctatctt GGACCTCTCTTCCAATGCTATCACAGGGTCTCTCCCCAATACCTGTAGCTTTCTTACAAGTGCAAAATCAAT TTATCTTCAGAACAATCAGTTCTCAGGCACCATCGATATCCTAGCCACCCTTCCTCTTGAGAATCT GAATATTGCAAACAATAGATTCACAGGCTGGGTCCCTGATTCTTTGAAAGGCATTAACTTGCA AAAAGATGGCAATTTATTCACTTCTGGGCCTGCACCTCCACCACCTCCTGGTACGCCTCCGATCAGTAAAACACCTACTCCGAAATCCGGTAACCGTGAAACCCGGTCCAATGGTGATTCCAGTAGTAGTAGCAAGGAGTCCAAGAAATCAGGGATTGGAGCTGGTGGAATAGCAGGAATAGTCATTTCATTGATAATTGTAGCAGCAGTCATAGTTTTCTTCTTGATCAAGAGAAAAAGATCAAAGAGGTCATCATCACCCACGGACATTGAAAAGACTGATAGTAACATTAACCAACCCATTGTACTAGCTTCAAATGAATTCCATCAAG AGAATAAGTCTGTACAGAATCCACCATTAGTTGAGACAAAGAAACTGGATACTTCATTGTCGATGAATCTACGCCCTCCACCAGCTGAGCGACATAAGTCGTTTGACGATGATGATTCAACAATGAGAAAACCAATTGTTGCAAAGAAAGCTGCTGTTGTTGTTCCTTCAAATGTAAACACCTATACGGTTGCAGATCTTCAAATAGCTACCAACAGTTTCAGCGTAGATAATCTTCTCGGTGAAGGGACATTTGGAAGAGTATACAGAGCTCAATTTGATGATGGAAAG gtACTTGCTGTGAAGAAGATTGACTCTTCTGCGCTTCCCACTGACACAGCTGATGATTTTACCGAAATAGTATCGAAAATCGCGCATTTGGATCACGAAAATGTCACAAAGCTTGATGGTTACTGTTCTGAACACGGGCAACATTTGGTGGTCTATGAGTTCCACAGAAACGGCTCATTGCATGACTTCTTACATCTTGCGGAAGAGGAAAGCAAACCGTTGATATGGAATCCCCGTGTCAAGATTGCTCTTGGCACTGCGCGTGCATTGGA GTACTTGCATGAAGTTTGCTCACCATCTATAGTCCACAAGAACATCAAATCAGCAAACATATTACTTGACTCAGAGCTGAATCCACACCTATCAGACTCAGGTCTCGCTAGCTTCCTCCCCACTGCAAATGAG CTACTGAACCAAAACGATGAAGGATACAGCGCACCAGAAACTTCAATGTCAGGCCAGTACTCTTTGAAGAGCGATGTTTACAGTTTTGGAGTAGTGATGCTTGAGCTTTTAACCGGAAGGAAACCATTTGACAG CACAAGGTCAAGATCAGAGCAGTCATTGGTGAGATGGGCAACACCACAGCTTCACGACATAGATGCATTGGGGAAAATGGTTGATCCAGCACTCAAAGGGCTTTACCCTGTTAAATCCCTCTCCCGATTTGCAGATGTTATCGCCCTTTGCGTCCAG CCTGAGCCAGAGTTCAGACCACCGATGTCTGAAGTGGTGCAAGCGTTGGTAGTGTTGGTGCAGAGAGCTAACATGAGCAAAAGAACTGTTGGAGTCGGGTCCGGTAGCTCTGGCGCCAATGATTACATGTAA